The following is a genomic window from Sphingobacterium spiritivorum.
ACACCAAAGATCTGACCTGGTTCTACCATGAATTGAAATTAAATGTAAACATCTACACCAATTTCAATTTTATAATGATTATAACAGCTCTTGCATATGGGATAACCTGTCTGTACATCACAAAATTCAACTTCGATCCCTTTGTGCATAAGATCGAATCCTTAATACCCGGAACTACTGCTTATATAGCACTCACGATCAGTACGCTTGTATTCCTGTTTACAATTGCAGAATATTCGGCTAAGTCTACATACCAGAAGTACGCAGACCGTATGAAAGATATTCTTAATCAATTCGATTAATCTGTTATCACAGCCTTACCGGAGGAGAATGTAAAAACCTAAATTACAGCTTTCTCCGGTTTTACACCTGAATTTTCACCGACAGCAGATCTGCTGCAACTTTTTCACCGATCAGTTTACTCCGTTTACCGATTTTTTGACTGGACTCGCCAATTAGCTATGGACAGGGTTTGTTATTGCTTATACCTTTGGATCAAACAATTAACAAGAACCATTAAAAAATTAAAAACAACAAAAAAAACATCATGAAAAATCTAATCAAAACTGTAGCTGTTGTATTATTCATTGCAATAACATCAAGCTCTTTTGCTTCAGGAATCTATAATCCCGGCAAAAATTATTCAGCAGATGCTGTGATCAGCAATTATATTGAAACGACTACCATGGGAAATCCCGAAAATGTAGAGAATCTGTTTACCGATAATTTCTTTCAGACCGTATCTACTCCTGCAAAAGTAATAACCCATTCAAAAAAGCCATTTATAGACTATGTAAAAAGCCAGAAAGGATATGTACAGAACTGTCAGACAAGTCATACCATTATCGAACGCAATGACAACTGCGCAATTGCTAAAATCACATTGACCTACCAGAACTTCACAAAAGTAGAATATGTAACTGTCTGCAGCGATGGTGAAGTATGGAAAGTAAGTCAGGTTGTTACCTCCTATCCTAAAAAATAATAAAAGAAAACCCTATGCATATAAAACAAATTAAGACAAACAACAACGCCACCCGCTCCATAAGTAAGAAAGCTCAGAAACAATTATTTCTGAGCTTTTCAATTCTATTGAACAG
Proteins encoded in this region:
- a CDS encoding nuclear transport factor 2 family protein, coding for MKNLIKTVAVVLFIAITSSSFASGIYNPGKNYSADAVISNYIETTTMGNPENVENLFTDNFFQTVSTPAKVITHSKKPFIDYVKSQKGYVQNCQTSHTIIERNDNCAIAKITLTYQNFTKVEYVTVCSDGEVWKVSQVVTSYPKK